In Haloplanus rubicundus, one DNA window encodes the following:
- a CDS encoding NAD(P)-dependent oxidoreductase, with translation MAEKTIAFVGLGIMGGPMAKNLLDAGYTVIGHNRSQEPVDEHVAAGGEAAETPKEAAERADVTIMCLPDHDVVAEVMRKEDGVLAGLSEGDVVIDNSTISPIVTEELAEEVRERGAHMLDAPISGGEEGAIEATLSIMVGGDEDVLAECRPILDAMGETITHCGDNGAGQVTKACNQIVVAGTMEAVSEALVFAYKADADLEAVVDAISGGAAGCWTLDNRAPSMIQGDFDPGFFADYQYKDLRIATDAGEAYEAPMPQTELVHEMYKSMVATGRGKDDNSGVMQVIEDMAGVEARVEDD, from the coding sequence ATGGCAGAGAAGACGATCGCATTCGTCGGACTCGGGATCATGGGTGGACCGATGGCGAAGAACCTGCTCGACGCGGGCTACACCGTGATCGGCCACAACCGCTCGCAGGAACCGGTCGACGAACACGTCGCCGCGGGCGGCGAGGCGGCCGAGACGCCGAAGGAGGCGGCCGAACGCGCCGACGTGACGATCATGTGTCTGCCGGACCACGACGTGGTCGCGGAAGTGATGCGCAAGGAGGACGGCGTCCTCGCCGGGCTGAGCGAGGGCGACGTAGTCATCGACAACTCGACCATCTCCCCCATCGTCACCGAGGAACTCGCCGAGGAGGTCCGCGAGCGCGGCGCGCACATGCTCGACGCCCCGATCAGCGGCGGCGAGGAAGGGGCCATCGAGGCCACGCTCTCGATCATGGTCGGCGGCGACGAGGACGTACTGGCGGAGTGTCGTCCCATCCTCGACGCGATGGGCGAGACCATCACCCACTGTGGCGACAACGGCGCGGGGCAGGTCACCAAGGCCTGTAACCAGATCGTCGTCGCGGGGACGATGGAGGCCGTCAGCGAGGCGCTCGTCTTCGCCTACAAGGCCGACGCCGATCTGGAGGCGGTCGTCGACGCCATCAGCGGCGGTGCCGCCGGCTGTTGGACGCTCGACAACCGCGCGCCCAGCATGATCCAGGGCGACTTCGACCCCGGCTTCTTCGCCGACTACCAGTACAAGGACCTGCGCATCGCCACCGACGCCGGCGAGGCGTACGAGGCGCCGATGCCTCAGACCGAACTCGTCCACGAGATGTACAAGTCGATGGTCGCGACGGGGCGGGGCAAGGACGACAACTCCGGCGTGATGCAGGTCATCGAGGACATGGCGGGTGTCGAAGCGCGGGTCGAGGACGACTGA
- a CDS encoding CinA family protein gives MSDTHADPSAPTDDAVERRLGRRLRDRGETLAVAESLTGGLVGSLLTDVPGSSGYVDRSVVAYSNDAKLDALGVTRESLDAHGAVSAPVAREMARSVRDDAGTTWGVSTTGIAGPAGGTEEKPVGLVFVGVAYAAPWGTGDSFARAERRVLDGDRWTVKAESARWALRAVEDALD, from the coding sequence ATGTCCGACACCCACGCCGATCCATCCGCCCCGACCGACGACGCCGTCGAACGCCGCCTCGGTCGTCGCCTTCGTGACCGCGGCGAAACCCTCGCCGTCGCCGAGTCGCTTACCGGCGGCCTCGTCGGGTCGCTCCTGACCGACGTCCCCGGTTCCAGCGGCTACGTCGACCGGAGCGTCGTCGCCTACTCGAACGACGCCAAACTCGACGCGCTCGGCGTCACCCGGGAGTCGCTCGACGCTCACGGCGCCGTCTCCGCCCCCGTCGCCCGCGAGATGGCACGGAGCGTCCGCGACGACGCGGGAACGACGTGGGGCGTCTCCACCACCGGCATCGCCGGACCGGCCGGCGGCACCGAGGAGAAACCCGTCGGCCTCGTCTTCGTCGGCGTCGCCTACGCCGCGCCGTGGGGCACCGGCGACTCCTTCGCCCGCGCCGAGCGTCGCGTCCTCGACGGCGACCGCTGGACGGTCAAAGCCGAAAGCGCGCGCTGGGCGCTCCGGGCCGTCGAGGACGCCCTCGATTAG
- a CDS encoding redox-regulated ATPase YchF gives MSYAIGLVGKPSVGKSTFFNAATMNDVPEGAYPFTTIDPSVGEAYVRVACAAPEFDETCTPSVGYCDDGTRFVPVQLVDVAGLIPGAHEGNGLGNQFLSDLNEADVLVHVVDFSGKTDSEGEPTEGHDPRDDIDFLEDELDMWYLGILEKGIERFESKYHGADASIEADLAEQMSAFRTNEDEIKQIILAEGLDLDPSTWDEADRESLAREIRKRTKPMVIAANKIDDPAAAENFADIAADPTYDHLPMVPTSAHAEKALKAADEADRVDYTPGDDDFELVGDVSEEQEAGLEQIRSLLDDHGGTGVQSSLEAALFDALDLIAVFPGSDDGSTSEKGSFRDCFLLPEGSTAADFANHIHTDLGDGLLHGIDCRSSRQIGGGHVLDDRDVIELVTTT, from the coding sequence ATGAGCTACGCCATCGGACTCGTCGGCAAGCCCTCGGTGGGCAAGTCGACGTTTTTCAACGCCGCGACGATGAACGACGTCCCGGAGGGCGCTTACCCGTTCACCACCATCGACCCGAGCGTCGGGGAGGCGTACGTCCGCGTCGCGTGCGCGGCCCCGGAGTTCGACGAGACGTGTACCCCGAGCGTGGGCTACTGTGACGACGGGACGCGGTTCGTCCCCGTCCAGCTCGTCGACGTGGCCGGGCTGATCCCCGGCGCCCACGAGGGGAACGGCCTCGGCAATCAGTTCCTGAGCGACCTGAACGAGGCGGACGTGCTGGTCCACGTCGTCGACTTCTCGGGCAAGACGGACAGCGAGGGGGAGCCGACGGAGGGCCACGACCCCCGCGACGACATCGACTTCCTCGAGGACGAACTCGACATGTGGTATCTGGGGATTCTGGAGAAGGGGATCGAGCGCTTCGAGTCGAAGTACCACGGCGCGGACGCGAGCATCGAGGCGGACCTCGCCGAGCAGATGAGCGCGTTCCGGACGAACGAGGACGAGATCAAGCAGATCATCCTCGCGGAGGGGCTGGACCTCGACCCGTCGACGTGGGACGAGGCGGACCGGGAGTCGCTGGCTCGAGAGATCCGCAAGCGCACGAAGCCGATGGTGATCGCGGCGAACAAGATCGACGACCCGGCGGCCGCGGAGAACTTCGCGGACATCGCCGCCGACCCCACCTACGACCACCTGCCCATGGTCCCGACGAGCGCGCACGCGGAGAAGGCACTGAAAGCCGCCGACGAGGCGGATCGGGTCGACTACACGCCCGGCGACGACGACTTCGAACTCGTCGGCGACGTGAGCGAGGAGCAGGAAGCGGGGCTGGAGCAGATCCGGTCGCTCCTCGACGACCACGGCGGGACGGGCGTGCAGTCGTCGCTGGAGGCGGCGCTGTTCGACGCGCTTGACCTCATCGCGGTGTTCCCGGGGAGCGACGACGGATCGACGAGCGAGAAGGGGTCGTTCCGCGACTGCTTTCTCCTGCCCGAGGGGTCGACGGCGGCGGACTTCGCGAACCACATCCACACCGACCTGGGCGACGGGCTACTCCACGGCATCGACTGCCGGTCCTCGCGCCAGATCGGCGGGGGCCACGTCCTCGACGACCGCGACGTGATCGAACTCGTGACGACGACCTAA